The Vicia villosa cultivar HV-30 ecotype Madison, WI linkage group LG1, Vvil1.0, whole genome shotgun sequence genome includes a region encoding these proteins:
- the LOC131644199 gene encoding AT-hook motif nuclear-localized protein 14-like, whose product MEPNNVNNTNLLTSLFEHQAVSPVTVNASPVNGSLVTTTTTDGSHSNLHSVTENKKKRGRPRKYESPQEGLAARKAAAAAAAAAAAASPAPATSFTSLNLNKQKKFHSSSLGNLRENFNLHIVAVPAGEDIGQNIMSLMQKHNRCEMCILSASGSVSSATLRQPATAGGNITYEGRFDIISLTGSYVRNEHEGRSGGLSVCLAHSDGQLVGGSIAGPLKAASQVQVIAGTFSIEPKDTGAGIKGNTSTSKLPSPVGEPASNLSFRPALNSSNGNTIPGNKEHQAIGGSHFMSPQYGVNVVPFHPSDWGSRPDSRNAGFELIGRTGHEAHQSPENGAYS is encoded by the exons ATGGAACCCAACAACGTCAACAACACCAACCTACTCACCTCACTCTTCGAGCACCAAGCCGTTAGCCCCGTCACCGTCAACGCTTCTCCAGTTAACGGTTCGTTAGTAACAACCACAACCACCGATGGGTCCCACTCCAACCTTCATTCCGTTACGGAGAACAAGAAGAAGCGAGGTAGGCCTAGGAAGTACGAGTCTCCACAAGAAGGCCTCGCCGCTAGGAAAGCTGCCGCTGCGGCGGCGGCGGCGGCCGCCGCTGCTTCCCCTGCTCCTGCGACGTCGTTTACCTCTTTGAATCTCAACAAGCAGAAAAAGTTTCATTCCTCTTCTCTAG GTAATTTGAGAGAGAACTTCAATCTTCACATTGTTGCTGTTCCTGCTGGTGAG GATATTGGCCAAAATATTATGTCGCTCATGCAAAAACATAATAGGTGTGAGATGTGCATTTTGTCTGCATCTGGTTCCGTCTCTAGTGCTACTCTTCGTCAGCCGGCAACCGCTGGAGGCAATATTACGTATGAG GGTCGCTTTGACATTATTTCCCTGACTGGATCATATGTCCGTAATGAACACGAAGGCCGTTCTGGCGGTCTCAGTGTATGCTTAGCTCATTCTGATGGGCAACTTGTAGGTGGAAGCATTGCCGGACCCCTCAAAGCCGCCAGTCAAGTTCAG GTCATCGCCGGCACATTTTCTATTGAACCCAAGGACACTGGTGCTGGTATAAAAGGCAATACTTCTACCAGCAAGTTACCATCACCGGTAGGTGAGCCTGCATCAAATTTAAGTTTCCGCCCAGCACTTAACTCTTCAAATGGGAATACAATCCCGGGAAACAAAGAGCATCAAGCTATTGGGGGAAGTCATTTCATGTCTCCACAATATGGAGTAAACGTGGTTCCTTTCCATCCCTCGGATTGGGGAAGTCGTCCAGATTCTAGGAATGCTGGTTTTGAACTGATAG GAAGAACAGGTCATGAAGCTCACCAGTCTCCTGAGAATGGGGCCTATTCCTGA